TCCTCCGGGACCGGAGATTTCCTGACCTTGTATGGTGAAGACGGCAACTAGAATCCAGGTCAAGACGAAATAGGGCGATTGCTGCAAAGACTTCATCGGTGTCCCAAAACATAGCCTCATTTATCGAATGACCGTCATTTTCCGGATCAGAACGCGGCTGCCGGTAGACAGCCTTGAGAAGTATATTCCCGAGGCGACATCCCGGTCAAACCGGTCCCTGCCAGCCCATATGACTTCATGATAACCCCCCGCTTTCCAGCCATCAACCAGCGTGACCACTTCCTGGCCGAGAATGTTGTATATCTTGAGTTTAACCTGCTGTGGCGCCGGCAGGGCGTAATGAATCCGCGTGAGGGGGTTAAAAGGATTGGGGAAATTCTGTGAGAGGACAATTTTGTCCGGAAGCATCGCGAGAACCTCGCTGACCGTCGCTTTCACGTAGCCGGACAACCCCGTGATCACTTTGAAGGGGTATGGCAACGCTACCCCTCCCGAACGTCCAGCAGGTATGTAAGCGGTAATGAGAATTTCATCATGCCCCCGGATGAGGTCATAAGTCTTTCTCGTGACCAGATCGAGAAGGACCGCGTCCATGTGAGGCGGAACGTCGCCCACAATCTCGTCAGTCAACTGAATTGCCCCGGTTTCGCCCCTCACGTAGAGACTTATGTCCCACGTGCCGTTTGTCTCCTCCATGGACCGGATATCGCTCGTGAACTTTGGCCCATTCGGTCCCCATTCGGGCCGGTCCATTGCGAGGGATACGTACCCATCAAGGTACGGGGGTTCGGGATTGTCGAAGTGGTCCAACTGTTCATGAGCTCCTGCGACCCGGCCGATGGAGTTGGACAGATCAGAATATCTGTTCCCCTTTGCCATGAGTCGAAGTATCCACCCGTCCCGGTCCTCCTTCAGATCACTGGCCTGCCCGCCACCCGATGCTTGGGACAGGCGGGCCGGACCGTCAATCCCTTTCAGGGGATCGATGCGAATGGTCTCGGCGGAACTCCCTCGATTGTAGACGATGTACCCACCCCATGGTAGAAGCCGTGTCACCACATCCGACCACCCCTCCCCCCCGACAAAGTCGAGGCCATAGGTCAACGGACCGTAGAATTGAGCCTGATCCAGATCCAGGTCAACCACGAAAGAGTATGGAGATCCTATGACGTTCCATCCCGGCTCAAGTGATAGCTCCGCACCCGTGAGAGACAGGGAGTGTCCCGGTCCGGCAGCGACTACGACATCTTCCCTCACCATTTGGTAGAGCCAGTAACCCTCACCAGGAGAAACATCGCTCGCAGCCACCCACTTGGATCCCGTCCATTCGAACATTCTCCAGGTTGTCTTTGACGGCTTTCCCTTCAATTCATCCTGAAAGAGGCTGCCGACTCCCGGATCGTCCAGGTCAGCCGGCACGGAAATGAGGCTCCACCGGTCCCTGGGAATGCCACCAGGAAAGGCACTCCCATCCATGGCGCTGGAAAGATCACCGGCGGAAAAGCTTACTTCCACCGGCAGGGTGTCGCTCTCTGTGATATGGCCTGGCATGTCAGTCGCACGGACAACACAGGCAATACCCGTTAACTTAACATCTTCTGCCGGGATGACACCGTGGTAGACTCCTGGCTCGTCGCTCGTCATGGCGACCTCGGTGAAAATGGATTCACCACCCTTCACGTAGTGCAGAACCACGCTCCCCAGAGAACTTTCATCGGCCACCATTGCGTATACTGTAATTGAGTCGAGAACCTGAGGTGCTGAAGGAAACACGGTCAGATCTGATATGACCGGAGCTCGAGTATCCTCGAAGGCGTTGTGGGCCCTCTCAGATGCAACAGTCCACTGGCTGAACCCCGATTGCGACAGGGCGGTGATTGTGCTGTTGACCTCATCAACGGCTACGGAACTCGTGTCAAGAAACTCCCACGCGACCGTGGGACCAGCATAGTTCATGCGCCGTGCGAGACGAAGTTGACGGGGATTCGAAACGCCCTCCTGACCGGCGTAATCAAAGGTGATATCCACCGTAAATCCTTCGGGCACGGCTGTGGAAATCTCCCAGTAAGAATCGCCGTAAACGGGATCTGTCACCAGTTGATCGGGATCGTCGAAGACAGTGGTGCTGTCCCATGCAGGGGGTGACGGGATGAACGTCGCACTGACACTGCCTCCCTCACTCTCGCTGAAGTCGAAGGTCACCCCTGAACTGTTCCCGTCTTCTCCGGTGATTTCGACCGGTGGGGAATCACCAGCAGGAATGATAGTATCTCCGCCGGCGAATCCATCCATCTCCGGAAGAAGCGTGAGGCTCACTCGCGCGGTGTCCGTCATGAGGGACAAACCCGGACCTGTGTTTGTGGTAATGAGCAGACGACCCTTGTAGAGACCCACTTGAAGGTTCCAGGTCTCCACTACGCTCACGTCAATCGTATCCCGCCTGCCACTGGCCAACTGTCCTGATCCTTTCGAGACACGCAACCAGTCATAGCTCTCCCAGGTTGCTTCAGTCGCGATTTCATAAACGAGAGGATAGGTCCCATCGTTCGAGATGATCAGGTGAAAGGGTACCTCTTCTCCCAATACGGTCACAACGCCAAAAGAAAAAGAGTTGAAGAGGACGACAGGAGATAAGTTGGTGTTCACCACGGGCCAGAAACCGGGGAGCATCCCCTCAGAGCTGGAAGCTCCTGACATCAGGGCCGTCTGACCTATCGTTGCGGAAATCTGAAATCCGCCGTCAGCGGCGGAACCACCTCCGGAAGACACCGCAGAAGCAGACTGTTCTGACGGTTGAGCCACCACCGCGTAGATCAGAAGAAAAAGGGACATTGTGCATACGGCCACCGCTGACTGCGTGCTTATTTGTGGGGTTTCAGGTCAGCGTTTTCCTGCATTCCGTTGGCCTGCAGGGTCAATTCGTCTATCCGCGCCTTCAATTTCTCAATCTGTGATTGTTGTTCCTTGATTGCCTCCACGTATATCCCGTTGAGCTGCCACCACTCGATTGCTTTCAACCCTTCCTCATTGGTATTAACGACCTCCGGAACGACTTCCTCAACTTCCTGGGCAATCAACCCGTAGTGCGCATGGGCCATCGCCGCTGAAGGGGAATTCTTCCAGTGGAAACGGACGCCTCTCAGCCGCAAGATCTTGTCGAGAGCGTTGCCGGCCGTCTGAATATTCTTCTTCACTCTTTTGTCCGAAGCCACATGATAGTTTCCGAAAGTCCCTGTAATGTCTCCATTGGAAGCAATCTTCATTCTCTGGGTCCAGTCATCTGCATAGAATGCCAGATAATCGTTCACATTGTTGTAAATGACGCCTCCCCGGGTCGCGTCAGATTCATCTCCAAAGATCACACCGGCGTCGGAGGAGGCGGCATCATCGTCAGAAAGGATAGTTATGAAGGCATTATCATTGTCCTGTCCCTGAACCAGGAGACGCGTTGAACCGTTCAAGTCCGTCACTGCACCACTGAAGGGGTTATACGCTATGTGCAACTTGGCTACCGGATTTGTCGTCC
This window of the Candidatus Neomarinimicrobiota bacterium genome carries:
- a CDS encoding T9SS type A sorting domain-containing protein, whose protein sequence is MSLFLLIYAVVAQPSEQSASAVSSGGGSAADGGFQISATIGQTALMSGASSSEGMLPGFWPVVNTNLSPVVLFNSFSFGVVTVLGEEVPFHLIISNDGTYPLVYEIATEATWESYDWLRVSKGSGQLASGRRDTIDVSVVETWNLQVGLYKGRLLITTNTGPGLSLMTDTARVSLTLLPEMDGFAGGDTIIPAGDSPPVEITGEDGNSSGVTFDFSESEGGSVSATFIPSPPAWDSTTVFDDPDQLVTDPVYGDSYWEISTAVPEGFTVDITFDYAGQEGVSNPRQLRLARRMNYAGPTVAWEFLDTSSVAVDEVNSTITALSQSGFSQWTVASERAHNAFEDTRAPVISDLTVFPSAPQVLDSITVYAMVADESSLGSVVLHYVKGGESIFTEVAMTSDEPGVYHGVIPAEDVKLTGIACVVRATDMPGHITESDTLPVEVSFSAGDLSSAMDGSAFPGGIPRDRWSLISVPADLDDPGVGSLFQDELKGKPSKTTWRMFEWTGSKWVAASDVSPGEGYWLYQMVREDVVVAAGPGHSLSLTGAELSLEPGWNVIGSPYSFVVDLDLDQAQFYGPLTYGLDFVGGEGWSDVVTRLLPWGGYIVYNRGSSAETIRIDPLKGIDGPARLSQASGGGQASDLKEDRDGWILRLMAKGNRYSDLSNSIGRVAGAHEQLDHFDNPEPPYLDGYVSLAMDRPEWGPNGPKFTSDIRSMEETNGTWDISLYVRGETGAIQLTDEIVGDVPPHMDAVLLDLVTRKTYDLIRGHDEILITAYIPAGRSGGVALPYPFKVITGLSGYVKATVSEVLAMLPDKIVLSQNFPNPFNPLTRIHYALPAPQQVKLKIYNILGQEVVTLVDGWKAGGYHEVIWAGRDRFDRDVASGIYFSRLSTGSRVLIRKMTVIR